A single genomic interval of Nerophis ophidion isolate RoL-2023_Sa linkage group LG11, RoL_Noph_v1.0, whole genome shotgun sequence harbors:
- the sdha gene encoding succinate dehydrogenase [ubiquinone] flavoprotein subunit, mitochondrial, whose translation MASVQAASRLLSKKILSSRKAVPAATVQGSRNLHFSVYGKKNAVSNDISTQYPVVDHEFDAVVVGAGGAGLRAAFGLSEAGFNTACVTKLFPTRSHTVAAQGGINAALGNMENDDWRWHFYDTVKGSDWLGDQDAIHYMTEQAPAAVVELENFGMPFSRTEDGKIYQRAFGGQSLKYGKGGQAHRCCCVADRTGHSLLHTLYGRSLRYDTSYFVEYFALDLLMEDGECKGVIALCMEDGSIHRFRAQNTVIATGGYGRTYFSCTSAHTSTGDGNAMVTRAGLPCQDLEFVQFHPTGIYGAGCLITEGCRGEGGILINSEGERFMERYAPNAKDLASRDVVSRSMTIEIREGRGVGPEKDHVYLQLHHLPPQQLATRLPGISETAMIFAGVDVTKEPIPVLPTVHYNMGGVPTNYKGQVITHTNGEDKVVRGLYACGEAACASVHGANRLGANSLLDLVVFGRACALTIAEEHKPGEKLSPLKSNAGEESVANLDKLRFANGSLRTSEIRLNMQKAMQAHAAVFRTGSVLKEGCDKMDAIYKTMEDLKTFDRGIVWNTDLVETLELQNLMLNAVQTINSAEQRTESRGAHAREDFKDRIDEYDYSKPLQGQEKKPFEQHWRKHTMSYVDSKTGEVTLEYRPVIDHSLDEQDCAHVPPAIRSY comes from the exons GTACCTGCAGCCACAGTTCAAGGTTCAAGAAATTTGCATTTCTCCGTTTATGGAAAGAAAAATGCAGTGTCTAATGAC ATCTCCACCCAGTACCCGGTAGTGGATCATGAGTTCGATGCTGTGGTGGTTGGCGCCGGAGGAGCAGGACTCCGGGCAGCTTTTGGCCTGTCTGAGGCCGGCTTCAACACGGCCTGTGTCACTAAGCTGTTCCCCACCAGGTCCCACACTGTTGCTGCGCAG GGTGGAATCAATGCAGCTCTGGGAAACATGGAAAATGATGACTGGAGGTGGCATTTCTATGACACCGTGAAGGGCTCTGATTGGCTGGGGGACCAGGATGCTATCCATTACATGACTGAACAGGCGCCCGCTGCTGTAGTAGAG TTGGAGAACTTTGGCATGCCATTCAGTCGCACAGAGGATGGCAAAATCTACCAGCGGGCGTTTGGAGGCCAGAGTCTAAAGTATGGCAAAGGAGGCCAAGCTCACCGCTGCTGTTGTGTAGCAGACAGGACTGGACATTCACTACTTCACACACTCTATGGACGG TCACTGCGTTATGATACAAGTTACTTTGTGGAGTACTTTGCCCTGGACTTGCTGATGGAAGATGGCGAGTGTAAAGGCGTGATCGCACTCTGCATGGAGGATGGATCTATTCACCGTTTCAGAGCTCAGAATACTGTCATCGCCACCGG GGGTTACGGTCGAACCTATTTCAGCTGCACATCTGCTCACACGAGTACTGGGGATGGTAACGCCATGGTGACCAGAGCTGGTTTGCCCTGTCAGGATTTGGAGTTTGTTCAGTTCCATCCCACTG GGATCTATGGCGCCGGTTGCCTGATCACTGAGGGTTGCCGTGGCGAGGGAGGCATCCTCATCAACAGTGAGGGCGAGCGTTTCATGGAGCGCTACGCACCTAACGCCAAGGACCTGGCCTCCAGAGATGTGGTTTCCCGCTCCATGACCATTGAGATCAGAGAGGGCAG AGGTGTAGGTCCAGAGAAAGACCACGTTTACCTGCAGCTACACCACCTGCCTCCTCAGCAGCTTGCCACGAGACTGCCCGGCATCTCCGAGACAGCCATGATCTTTGCTGGAGTTGACGTCACCAAGGAGCCCATCCCCGTCCTTCCCACTGTTCACTACAACATGGGAGGCGTACCCACCAACTACAAGGGCCAG GTGATCACGCACACCAATGGAGAGGACAAGGTGGTCCGTGGACTGTATGCCTGCGGAGAAGCCGCCTGTGCAAGCGTTCATGGTGCTAACCGTCTGGGGGCCAACTCTCTTCTGGACCTGGTGGTGTTCGGCAGAGCCTGCGCCCTCACCATCGCTGAGGAGCACAAACCTG GAGAGAAGCTTTCCCCTCTGAAGTCCAATGCAGGAGAAGAGTCTGTGGCAAACTTGGATAAGCTGAGGTTTGCCAATGGAAGTCTGCGTACCTCTGAAATCAGGCTCAACATGCAGAAG GCCATGCAGGCCCACGCTGCCGTCTTCCGTACCGGTTCTGTTCTGAAGGAGGGATGTGACAAGATGGACGCCATTTACAAGACCATGGAAGACCTCAAGACCTTTGACAGAG GCATCGTGTGGAACACCGACCTGGTGGAAACACTGGAGCTGCAGAATCTGATGCTTAACGCCGTCCAGACCATCAACTCTGCTGAGCAGAGGACGGAGAGCCGAGGAGCTCACGCCAGAGAGGACTTCAAG GATCGTATTGATGAGTACGATTATTCGAAGCCCTTGCAGGGGCAGGAGAAAAAGCCCTTCGAGCAGCACTGGAGGAAACACACCATGTCCTATGTTGACTCCAAAACTGGCGAG GTGACTTTGGAGTATCGTCCTGTCATTGACCACTCTCTGGACGAACAGGACTGTGCCCACGTCCCTCCAGCCATCCGCTCTTATTAA